In a genomic window of Novosphingobium sp. KA1:
- a CDS encoding type 1 glutamine amidotransferase domain-containing protein, with amino-acid sequence MTKGKVLVLGSNATRIEVQGGYADIGQYLNETVVPVMALIAAGYEIVLATPDGGKPTIDPVSDSPMHFGDDVAAHERARAFYERDPSMNAVLSLGAVIEQGLDQFAGLFVPGGHAPVVDLMQDADAGAILRHFHAASKPTALLCHGPIALIAAMAQAPAFRAALIAGDEAGARKLAGDWPYAGYRMTIFSASEEAFVEEHVFKAKMHFEMPQALGIAGGSVIVTPVDFAPHVVTDRELITGQNPGSDRGVAKALIEALDRANA; translated from the coding sequence ATGACCAAGGGTAAGGTTCTCGTTCTCGGCTCCAACGCCACGCGGATCGAAGTGCAGGGTGGCTACGCCGACATCGGCCAGTATCTCAACGAAACCGTCGTGCCGGTCATGGCTCTGATCGCTGCCGGCTACGAAATCGTCTTGGCAACGCCGGACGGCGGCAAGCCGACCATCGACCCGGTTTCGGATTCGCCAATGCATTTCGGTGATGACGTGGCCGCCCATGAGCGGGCCAGGGCGTTCTACGAGCGCGATCCCTCGATGAACGCGGTCCTCAGCCTGGGCGCGGTGATCGAGCAGGGGCTCGACCAGTTTGCGGGACTTTTTGTGCCGGGCGGGCATGCTCCGGTCGTCGATCTCATGCAGGATGCCGATGCCGGTGCGATCCTGCGTCATTTCCATGCTGCTTCCAAGCCGACCGCGCTGCTCTGCCACGGTCCGATCGCGCTGATCGCGGCGATGGCGCAGGCCCCTGCATTCCGTGCGGCGCTGATTGCCGGCGATGAGGCCGGTGCCCGAAAGCTGGCGGGGGACTGGCCTTACGCGGGCTACCGGATGACGATATTCTCGGCTTCGGAAGAGGCTTTTGTCGAGGAGCATGTCTTCAAGGCGAAGATGCATTTCGAGATGCCGCAGGCGCTCGGCATCGCGGGCGGTAGCGTGATCGTCACCCCGGTCGACTTCGCACCCCATGTCGTCACCGATCGTGAACTCATCACCGGTCAGAACCCGGGTTCGGACCGCGGCGTCGCCAAGGCCTTGATCGAGGCTCTCGACCGCGCGAATGCATGA
- a CDS encoding LysR family transcriptional regulator, protein MNLRHIEVFHAVYTTGSVSAAARLLHVSQPAVTSLLRHAESVLGFPLFGRTRGRLVPTADAHALYEQADAIQEKVRQMRDTARNMRHGRGTTLRLSTLPALGMELLPEALAGYLARHPGVSIELHTIHHDDMAAKLRAHETDVVICYTPPRDTLLASSRLGEGEMVACFREADLPDALDPLPLSALSGRALISTADSGPQGRAVADELARREIETDPVGASRTFFVAAAMARAGLGMTIVDLHTALAMQAPGMAMRRLDPPQPYAIHAAYLEARPPSQLALDFLDFLRDRLQVHK, encoded by the coding sequence ATGAACCTGCGCCACATCGAAGTCTTCCACGCCGTCTACACCACCGGCTCGGTCAGCGCCGCCGCGCGGTTGCTGCACGTATCGCAGCCCGCCGTCACCAGCCTGCTGCGCCATGCCGAAAGCGTGCTCGGCTTCCCGCTGTTCGGGCGCACCCGCGGCCGCCTGGTGCCGACCGCCGATGCCCATGCCCTCTACGAGCAGGCCGACGCCATCCAGGAGAAGGTCCGCCAGATGCGCGACACCGCGCGCAACATGCGCCATGGCCGGGGCACCACCTTGCGGCTGTCCACCCTGCCCGCGCTCGGCATGGAGCTGCTGCCCGAGGCGCTGGCGGGTTATCTCGCGCGCCATCCCGGCGTCTCGATCGAACTGCACACGATCCACCACGACGACATGGCCGCCAAGCTGCGCGCGCACGAGACCGACGTTGTCATCTGCTATACCCCGCCGCGCGATACCCTGCTGGCTAGTTCCCGTCTCGGCGAGGGGGAGATGGTCGCCTGCTTCCGCGAGGCCGACCTGCCCGATGCGCTCGATCCGCTGCCGCTGTCCGCCCTGTCCGGGCGCGCGCTGATCTCCACCGCCGACAGCGGCCCGCAAGGGCGCGCCGTGGCCGACGAACTGGCGCGCCGCGAGATCGAGACCGATCCGGTCGGCGCCTCGCGCACGTTTTTCGTGGCGGCCGCCATGGCGCGTGCGGGGCTCGGCATGACCATTGTCGACCTGCACACGGCGCTGGCGATGCAGGCGCCCGGCATGGCGATGCGCAGGCTCGACCCGCCCCAGCCCTATGCCATTCACGCGGCCTATCTGGAGGCGCGCCCGCCCTCGCAGCTTGCACTCGACTTCCTCGATTTTCTGCGCGATCGCTTGCAGGTCCATAAGTAA
- a CDS encoding S9 family peptidase: MALFEYFPNYIWNLSVAIAMESGAQLGEIIDMCQPIRDAAANGADAGTPQFMKAWAAMGDKLLQLAAEDEAKGRTFSASNKLERASLYLITAERMQGHGHPGRQETYAKAREAFDRSTVLGKLNRERVEIPLEIGTMPALFTRAPGEGHKPVVVFCNGLDSCKELLYWTRLPQELARRGISTLCVDQPGSGEALRLQGLPVDPHSESWASKAVDWLEQQPEVDPARIGMTGISLGGHFAPRAVAYEPRFASGAVWGANHNWREVQDKRMAREGENPVPHYWAHVHWAFGAKDQDDFLARSEAMNLNGHMDSIRVPFLVTHGAKDRQISAGYAEDLYDQLVNSPRREKVIFTDREGGVEHVGADNMAYGRDLISDWFAETLGGETA; this comes from the coding sequence TTGGCCCTCTTCGAATACTTTCCGAACTACATCTGGAACCTCTCGGTCGCGATCGCGATGGAATCGGGCGCGCAGCTCGGCGAGATCATCGACATGTGCCAGCCGATCCGCGACGCGGCGGCGAACGGTGCCGATGCGGGCACGCCGCAGTTCATGAAGGCCTGGGCGGCGATGGGCGACAAGCTGCTGCAGCTTGCCGCCGAGGATGAGGCGAAGGGCCGTACATTCTCTGCCTCCAACAAGCTGGAGCGGGCCTCGCTCTATCTCATCACGGCAGAGCGCATGCAGGGCCACGGCCATCCCGGCCGCCAGGAGACTTACGCGAAGGCGCGCGAGGCTTTCGATCGCTCGACGGTGCTGGGCAAACTCAACCGCGAGCGCGTGGAAATTCCGCTGGAAATCGGCACGATGCCGGCACTGTTCACGCGCGCACCGGGAGAGGGGCACAAGCCCGTGGTGGTGTTCTGCAACGGCCTCGATAGCTGCAAGGAACTGCTCTACTGGACCCGTCTGCCGCAGGAACTGGCACGCCGGGGGATCTCCACGCTCTGCGTCGATCAGCCCGGTTCGGGCGAGGCGCTGCGCCTGCAGGGCCTACCGGTCGATCCCCATTCGGAAAGCTGGGCAAGCAAGGCGGTGGACTGGCTGGAGCAGCAGCCGGAAGTCGATCCCGCGCGCATCGGCATGACCGGCATCTCGCTCGGCGGTCATTTCGCGCCGCGTGCGGTTGCCTATGAGCCCCGCTTTGCCTCGGGCGCGGTCTGGGGGGCCAACCACAACTGGCGCGAAGTGCAGGACAAGCGGATGGCGCGTGAGGGCGAGAACCCGGTGCCGCACTACTGGGCGCACGTTCACTGGGCCTTTGGCGCCAAGGATCAGGACGATTTCCTCGCCAGGTCCGAAGCGATGAACCTCAACGGCCACATGGATTCCATCCGCGTGCCGTTCCTCGTCACCCATGGCGCCAAGGATCGCCAGATCAGCGCGGGCTATGCAGAGGATCTCTACGACCAACTCGTGAACTCGCCGCGCCGCGAGAAGGTGATCTTCACTGACCGCGAAGGCGGCGTGGAGCATGTCGGCGCCGACAACATGGCATATGGGCGCGACCTGATTTCCGACTGGTTCGCCGAGACGCTCGGAGGAGAAACCGCATGA
- a CDS encoding LysR family transcriptional regulator, producing MRYDLNLLPIFVALMDERSVTRAAERLGMTQPALSNALARLRTMLQDQLFIRERYGIQPTPVALELAPAIADALARLDDAVLGQQDFDPAHAERLFTIAPNGYVEFVLVPAIVARLAHVAPGIRLRLTPYGNDLSETGVISGTTAMVLGRIVDPPDNLVVQHLMDESLECVVRAGHPEVGEAITRDQFEHLRHVNVMPPGRIRAGVFQALAQQQLKRDVAISVTNFFAVAEMVAVTDYCTTLPRLICNRLRHDPRLKVLPAPVDLGQFPVEIAWHVRYRHDPAHRWLRSLIGDVVRQLAA from the coding sequence ATGCGCTACGACCTCAATCTGCTGCCGATCTTTGTCGCCTTGATGGACGAACGGAGCGTGACCCGCGCGGCCGAGCGGCTCGGAATGACCCAGCCCGCGCTGTCGAACGCCCTCGCGCGACTGCGGACCATGCTGCAGGACCAGTTGTTCATCCGCGAACGCTACGGCATCCAGCCGACGCCCGTGGCGCTGGAACTGGCCCCTGCGATAGCGGACGCCCTTGCCCGTCTGGACGACGCCGTGCTCGGCCAGCAGGACTTCGATCCGGCGCATGCGGAACGGCTCTTCACGATCGCGCCCAACGGCTATGTCGAGTTCGTACTGGTGCCGGCCATCGTCGCGCGTCTGGCACACGTTGCCCCCGGCATAAGACTGCGCCTGACGCCCTACGGCAACGACCTGAGCGAGACCGGCGTCATTTCCGGGACGACCGCGATGGTACTTGGCCGCATCGTCGATCCGCCGGACAATCTTGTCGTCCAGCATCTCATGGACGAGAGCCTTGAATGCGTCGTGCGCGCCGGTCATCCCGAGGTTGGCGAGGCCATCACGCGCGATCAGTTCGAACACCTGCGCCACGTCAACGTGATGCCGCCCGGAAGGATCCGCGCGGGGGTGTTCCAGGCGCTCGCACAGCAGCAACTCAAGCGCGATGTGGCGATCTCGGTGACCAATTTCTTCGCAGTGGCGGAAATGGTCGCGGTGACCGACTATTGCACCACGCTGCCGCGCCTGATCTGCAATCGGCTGCGCCACGATCCGCGGCTGAAGGTCCTTCCCGCCCCGGTGGATCTTGGGCAGTTCCCGGTCGAAATCGCCTGGCACGTCCGCTATCGCCACGATCCGGCCCATCGCTGGCTGCGATCCCTGATCGGCGATGTGGTGCGGCAGCTTGCAGCCTGA
- a CDS encoding cyclase family protein produces MTRRFVDLSISLCNDVVSDPPFLKPEITYQTHMDTAGELDMFFPGVTAEDTPDGAGFAASEWVKLTTHSGTHLDAPYHFHPTMNGRDGEPERSITIDEVPLEWCFQPGVKLDFRHFPDGYVVTAKDVEDELARIGHELQPLDIVLVNTAAGEALGEPNYVNRGCGMGYDATMYLTERGVRVTGTDAWSWDAPFSYTAEKVKETGDTSLIWEGHKAGRDIGYCHLEKLHNLEVLPGNGFTVSCFPHKIKGASAGWTRAVAIFED; encoded by the coding sequence ATGACCCGCCGCTTCGTCGATCTCTCGATCTCGCTCTGCAACGACGTGGTCAGCGATCCGCCGTTCCTGAAGCCCGAGATCACCTATCAGACCCACATGGATACGGCGGGCGAACTGGACATGTTCTTCCCCGGCGTCACGGCGGAAGACACGCCGGATGGCGCCGGCTTCGCGGCATCGGAATGGGTGAAGTTGACGACGCACAGCGGCACGCATCTGGACGCGCCGTACCACTTTCACCCCACCATGAACGGCAGGGATGGGGAGCCGGAGCGCTCGATCACTATCGACGAAGTACCGCTGGAATGGTGCTTCCAGCCGGGCGTGAAGCTGGATTTCCGGCACTTCCCTGATGGCTACGTCGTGACCGCCAAGGACGTGGAGGACGAACTCGCCCGTATCGGGCATGAGCTGCAACCGCTCGATATCGTCCTCGTCAACACCGCTGCCGGCGAGGCTCTGGGCGAGCCGAACTACGTCAACCGTGGCTGCGGCATGGGTTATGACGCAACGATGTACCTGACGGAGCGCGGCGTGCGCGTTACCGGCACCGATGCGTGGTCCTGGGACGCACCGTTCAGCTACACCGCGGAAAAGGTCAAGGAAACCGGCGATACCTCGCTGATCTGGGAAGGCCACAAGGCGGGCCGCGACATCGGCTATTGCCACCTTGAAAAGCTGCACAATCTGGAAGTGCTGCCAGGCAACGGCTTCACGGTCTCGTGTTTCCCGCACAAGATCAAGGGTGCCTCGGCAGGCTGGACCCGAGCCGTCGCGATCTTCGAGGACTGA
- a CDS encoding VOC family protein, whose amino-acid sequence MSRVTEIRYVGYGVEDFDAERAFYTQDWGLEEVAASEDYVWFKTQGHDEHHVVRLHKSAANHVEVIAFAADSREDVEALHGKVVAAGCKVIFAPRDLDAPGGGYGFRFFSPDGLPFEISTGVERLGKRDMARWEGVPAKISHIVMHSPDHQALVAFFTDVLGFKVSDWLGDFMCFLRCNEAHHRVAILPGPPCLNHVAYDMLSVDDMMRGIHRLKQRGTDLRWGPGRHTAGNNTFSYFTTPAGFAVEYTSELEEVDFETHEHKVHIPGPQVMDQWGIGVGGPQTMPHPAPDARLFQPADA is encoded by the coding sequence ATGAGCCGAGTGACCGAAATCCGCTATGTCGGATATGGCGTCGAGGATTTCGACGCCGAACGCGCCTTCTACACGCAGGACTGGGGATTGGAGGAAGTTGCCGCTTCCGAAGACTATGTGTGGTTCAAGACGCAGGGGCATGACGAGCATCATGTCGTCCGCCTGCACAAGTCCGCCGCCAACCATGTCGAAGTGATCGCCTTCGCCGCTGACAGCCGCGAGGATGTGGAGGCGCTCCACGGCAAGGTCGTCGCCGCGGGTTGCAAGGTGATCTTCGCGCCGCGCGACCTCGACGCGCCGGGCGGCGGTTATGGCTTCCGCTTTTTCAGCCCCGATGGGCTGCCTTTCGAGATTTCGACGGGTGTCGAACGGCTCGGCAAACGCGACATGGCGCGCTGGGAAGGCGTGCCGGCGAAGATCAGCCACATCGTCATGCACTCGCCCGATCATCAGGCGCTGGTGGCCTTCTTCACCGATGTGCTGGGCTTCAAGGTGAGCGACTGGCTGGGCGATTTCATGTGCTTCCTGCGCTGCAACGAGGCGCACCACCGCGTCGCCATCCTGCCCGGGCCGCCCTGCCTCAACCACGTGGCCTACGACATGCTCTCGGTGGACGACATGATGCGCGGCATCCACCGGCTGAAGCAGCGCGGCACCGATCTGCGCTGGGGGCCGGGGCGCCACACGGCGGGCAACAACACCTTCAGCTACTTCACGACACCTGCCGGGTTCGCGGTCGAATATACCTCGGAACTGGAAGAGGTCGATTTCGAGACGCATGAGCACAAGGTTCACATTCCCGGCCCGCAGGTCATGGACCAGTGGGGCATCGGTGTCGGCGGCCCGCAGACGATGCCGCATCCCGCGCCCGACGCGCGGCTGTTCCAGCCGGCAGACGCATGA
- the pip gene encoding prolyl aminopeptidase has translation MLRTLYPPVEPYETGMFDTGDGHSLYYERCGTPGAKPAVFLHGGPGGGISPAHRGLFDPALYDVLLFDQRGCGRSVPHASLDSNTTWHLVEDIERFRELMGAETWLVFGGSWGSTLSLAYAQKHPERVSELVLRGIYMCSRAELDWFYQFGVSQMFPEKYERLVAPIPEEERGDILHAYHRRLTTGPEAERIEAARIWSMFEGETITLLPDPANSAQHDDGRFALAFARLETHYFVNDCWLEPDQLLRDAHKLGAIPGTIVHGRYDMPCPAHFAWALHKAWPQADFHLIEGAGHAYSEPGILDQLIRATDRYAGKV, from the coding sequence ATGCTTCGTACTCTCTATCCGCCGGTCGAACCTTACGAGACCGGCATGTTCGATACCGGCGACGGTCACTCCCTCTATTACGAGCGCTGCGGCACGCCCGGCGCGAAACCGGCGGTTTTCCTGCACGGCGGGCCGGGTGGCGGCATTTCCCCGGCGCATCGCGGGCTGTTCGATCCGGCGCTCTACGACGTCCTGCTGTTTGACCAGCGCGGCTGCGGCAGGTCGGTCCCGCATGCTTCGCTCGATTCCAACACGACCTGGCATCTGGTGGAAGACATCGAGCGATTCCGGGAACTTATGGGTGCGGAAACGTGGCTGGTGTTCGGCGGCTCCTGGGGCTCGACGCTTTCGCTCGCCTATGCCCAGAAGCATCCCGAGCGGGTCAGCGAACTGGTGCTGCGCGGCATCTACATGTGCTCCAGGGCAGAGCTGGACTGGTTCTACCAGTTCGGCGTTTCGCAGATGTTCCCGGAGAAATACGAGCGTCTCGTTGCGCCGATTCCCGAGGAAGAGCGCGGCGATATCCTTCACGCGTACCACCGCCGCCTGACAACCGGCCCCGAAGCCGAGCGGATCGAGGCCGCCCGCATCTGGAGCATGTTCGAGGGCGAGACCATCACCCTGCTGCCCGATCCCGCCAACTCGGCGCAGCATGACGATGGCCGCTTCGCGCTCGCCTTCGCGCGGCTGGAGACGCATTATTTCGTCAACGATTGCTGGCTCGAACCGGACCAGTTGCTGCGCGATGCCCACAAGCTGGGTGCGATTCCCGGGACGATCGTCCATGGCCGCTACGACATGCCGTGCCCGGCACACTTTGCCTGGGCGCTGCACAAGGCCTGGCCCCAAGCGGACTTCCACCTGATCGAAGGGGCCGGCCACGCCTATTCGGAACCGGGCATTCTCGACCAGTTGATCCGCGCGACCGATCGTTACGCCGGCAAGGTCTGA
- a CDS encoding putative quinol monooxygenase encodes MTDTVKIMAILTARPGRLADLRALLGGMVAASRDEPGNLRYDLWVDQTTPERFVLDELYVDRAAVEAHRASAHFQNYLARINALADRSALTLDPVAVA; translated from the coding sequence ATGACCGATACCGTGAAAATCATGGCAATTCTCACCGCCCGGCCGGGCAGGCTGGCCGACCTGCGGGCCTTGCTAGGCGGCATGGTCGCGGCCAGCCGCGACGAACCGGGCAATCTGCGTTATGACCTTTGGGTGGACCAGACCACGCCTGAACGCTTTGTGCTGGACGAGCTCTATGTGGATCGCGCGGCGGTGGAGGCCCATCGGGCGAGCGCGCACTTCCAGAATTATCTGGCCCGGATCAACGCGCTTGCGGATCGCAGCGCCCTGACGCTCGATCCGGTTGCGGTTGCCTGA
- a CDS encoding nuclear transport factor 2 family protein, translating into MMRRGLRIAALAACALALVSARGPDSLTERNRAIVTDFARLFYTERNVRAAFERYVAEDYVQHNPAILDGREAAIAMLEPKFSAPGASFDVKRILVDGDMAMIHLHGRPSPDNPGGAVADIYRLKDGRIVEHWDVLQPIQRQTVNPHPYF; encoded by the coding sequence ATGATGCGGCGCGGGCTTCGGATCGCGGCACTGGCGGCCTGTGCCCTTGCGCTGGTTTCGGCGCGCGGGCCGGACAGTCTGACCGAGCGTAATCGCGCGATCGTGACCGATTTCGCCCGCCTGTTCTACACGGAGCGCAACGTGCGCGCGGCGTTCGAGCGCTATGTCGCGGAGGACTATGTCCAGCACAACCCGGCCATCCTTGACGGGCGGGAAGCGGCGATCGCCATGCTGGAGCCTAAGTTCTCCGCGCCGGGCGCCTCGTTCGATGTGAAGCGTATCCTCGTCGATGGCGACATGGCGATGATCCACCTCCACGGCCGCCCTTCGCCGGATAATCCCGGCGGCGCGGTGGCCGATATCTACCGCCTGAAGGACGGCCGGATCGTCGAGCACTGGGACGTGCTGCAGCCGATCCAGAGGCAGACCGTCAATCCGCACCCCTATTTCTGA
- a CDS encoding FAD-dependent oxidoreductase, with protein sequence MKDLNVLVVGGGIGGLSAAIALRRAGHGVTVIERDPTWSVYGVGIIQQSNVVRAMDQLGVLDAFLDAACGFDAVEIYIPDGTRVARIPTPTLVEGKPSNVGIGRRALQAVLGGSARELGAEIRLGLTVEVLEQDETGVTARFPDGSEGRYDIVVGADGVYSQTRRMVLPDAESPEFTGQSVWRYNFPRAEGLDALHVYNGPTGVGLVPMSAETMYMYATTPEPGNPRYPQEGLAATMRSKLAGTAPAIRELAEAITEDEGVVYRPLEGMMVHGPWHSGRVVLLGDAVHATTPHLGQGAGMAIEDALVLAEELSACDTPERAFEAYRARRYERCRYIVEASLAICHGQIGKGPPVDNHKATAEMFAVVSQPI encoded by the coding sequence ATGAAGGACCTGAACGTGCTGGTTGTCGGCGGCGGCATTGGCGGGCTTTCCGCCGCGATCGCGCTGCGGCGGGCAGGGCACGGGGTGACGGTGATCGAGCGCGATCCCACCTGGTCGGTCTATGGGGTAGGCATCATCCAGCAATCGAACGTGGTGCGGGCGATGGACCAGCTTGGCGTTCTCGATGCCTTTCTGGATGCCGCCTGCGGGTTCGATGCAGTGGAGATCTATATTCCCGACGGCACCCGCGTGGCCCGTATCCCGACGCCGACGCTGGTCGAGGGCAAGCCGTCGAACGTGGGCATCGGCCGCCGCGCCTTGCAAGCGGTGCTGGGCGGCAGCGCCCGGGAACTCGGCGCAGAGATACGTCTCGGGCTTACGGTAGAGGTGCTGGAGCAGGATGAAACGGGTGTTACCGCCCGCTTCCCGGACGGCAGCGAGGGACGATACGACATCGTCGTTGGTGCCGACGGAGTCTATTCGCAGACCCGCCGCATGGTGCTGCCCGACGCGGAAAGCCCCGAATTCACCGGCCAGTCGGTCTGGCGCTACAACTTTCCGCGCGCCGAGGGGCTCGATGCCCTTCACGTCTATAACGGCCCGACCGGCGTTGGCCTCGTGCCGATGTCGGCCGAGACGATGTACATGTACGCGACCACGCCCGAGCCCGGAAATCCGCGCTATCCGCAGGAGGGCCTCGCCGCGACGATGCGAAGCAAGCTGGCCGGAACCGCGCCCGCGATCCGCGAACTGGCCGAGGCGATCACCGAGGATGAAGGCGTCGTCTATCGTCCGCTGGAAGGCATGATGGTGCACGGGCCATGGCACAGCGGACGGGTGGTGCTGCTGGGCGATGCCGTCCACGCGACGACGCCGCATCTGGGGCAGGGCGCGGGCATGGCGATCGAGGATGCCCTCGTGCTGGCGGAGGAACTCTCCGCTTGTGACACGCCGGAACGGGCCTTCGAAGCCTATCGCGCGCGTCGCTACGAACGCTGCCGCTACATCGTCGAGGCCTCGCTGGCGATCTGCCACGGCCAGATCGGCAAGGGCCCGCCGGTCGACAATCACAAGGCCACTGCCGAGATGTTCGCGGTGGTCAGCCAGCCAATTTGA
- a CDS encoding fumarylacetoacetate hydrolase family protein, translating into MRLATLENGRPDGELVVVSADGARYLATAGLSLLSAMEGWQAAQPDLLRLAALLEAGGGGRLDPARLRAPMPRSWQWLDGSAFGTHGELMQIAFGLPPVDTDRPLMYQGISDRFYGPSEPVPFADPAHGIDFEGEFGVIVDHVPMGTSADEALGHITLVVQINDWSLRAIAPIEMKTGFGWIQAKPPCSMAPFAVTPDALGTAWREGRVCMDLLVDLDGKRFGAANGAAMDFGFHELVAHAALTRDVVAGTVIGSGTVSNANYAEVGSSCISEVRAIEIIRDGKPSTPFMTYGDTVRMEARLPDGTAPFGVIEQKVCR; encoded by the coding sequence GTGCGCCTTGCAACGCTGGAGAACGGCCGTCCGGACGGTGAACTTGTCGTCGTTTCGGCGGACGGCGCCCGCTATCTGGCTACGGCGGGATTGAGCCTGCTTTCGGCCATGGAGGGCTGGCAGGCCGCCCAGCCCGACCTGCTGCGGCTGGCTGCGCTGCTGGAGGCAGGCGGCGGCGGGCGGCTCGATCCTGCGCGTCTTCGCGCGCCGATGCCGCGGTCCTGGCAATGGCTGGATGGATCGGCCTTCGGCACCCACGGCGAACTCATGCAGATCGCGTTCGGGCTGCCGCCGGTCGATACCGACAGGCCGTTGATGTATCAGGGCATTTCGGATCGCTTCTATGGCCCCAGCGAACCGGTGCCGTTTGCCGATCCGGCCCACGGCATCGATTTCGAGGGCGAGTTCGGGGTGATCGTCGACCATGTGCCGATGGGGACCAGCGCGGATGAGGCTCTGGGGCACATCACGCTGGTGGTACAGATCAACGACTGGTCCCTACGCGCCATCGCGCCGATCGAGATGAAGACCGGGTTCGGCTGGATACAGGCCAAGCCACCCTGCTCGATGGCGCCTTTCGCGGTCACGCCCGATGCCCTGGGCACGGCGTGGCGTGAAGGGCGGGTCTGCATGGATCTGCTCGTCGATCTTGATGGCAAGCGGTTCGGCGCGGCGAACGGCGCGGCGATGGATTTCGGATTTCATGAACTCGTGGCCCACGCCGCGCTGACGCGCGATGTGGTAGCGGGCACGGTGATCGGTTCGGGCACGGTTTCGAATGCCAACTATGCCGAAGTCGGCTCCAGTTGCATTTCCGAAGTGCGCGCGATCGAGATCATCCGCGACGGCAAGCCGTCAACGCCGTTCATGACATATGGCGATACCGTTCGCATGGAAGCGCGTCTGCCCGACGGGACGGCCCCGTTCGGCGTGATCGAGCAGAAGGTTTGCCGCTAG
- a CDS encoding LysR family transcriptional regulator produces MRLDKFDLNLLIALELLLEEQNVTRAAQRLNLTQSAMSAALGRLRLALNDELLVPHGRRMVATPHALALLPMVSEAVRNLRVLISGATAFDPATSDRRFEIAASDYVATVLLGPLLPRLKAEAPRVDINIALPTRQTGVLLEDGKLDFQLTPEQFLIADHPSELLFEERHVVVGWAQNPVFLGDLTEERYYACGHVAVRITGVPSFAERHMLTSDDRRRIEVTAPSFSLVPWLLPGTGLLALMHERLARVFAPLLPLTIRPAPAFLPAMPPMREMIQYHAARASDAGMLWFKDRLIAAARNDQTLPA; encoded by the coding sequence ATGCGCCTCGACAAATTCGACCTCAACCTGCTGATCGCACTGGAGTTGCTGCTGGAGGAGCAGAACGTGACGCGGGCGGCGCAGCGGCTGAACCTCACGCAATCGGCCATGAGCGCGGCGCTCGGCCGCCTGCGGCTTGCCCTCAACGATGAGCTGCTGGTGCCGCACGGACGGCGCATGGTCGCAACGCCTCACGCGCTGGCGCTGCTGCCCATGGTTTCGGAAGCGGTGCGCAACTTGCGCGTGCTGATCTCGGGCGCGACCGCGTTCGATCCGGCGACCTCCGATCGCCGTTTCGAGATCGCCGCGTCGGACTATGTCGCCACCGTGCTGCTCGGCCCGCTGCTGCCCCGCCTCAAGGCCGAGGCGCCGCGGGTAGACATCAACATCGCCCTGCCGACCCGCCAGACCGGCGTGTTGCTGGAAGACGGCAAGCTCGATTTCCAGCTGACGCCCGAGCAGTTCCTGATCGCCGACCACCCCAGCGAACTGTTGTTCGAGGAACGCCACGTCGTCGTCGGCTGGGCACAAAACCCGGTATTTCTGGGGGACCTGACGGAAGAGCGCTACTACGCCTGCGGCCATGTCGCGGTACGGATCACCGGCGTGCCCTCGTTTGCCGAGCGGCACATGCTCACCTCGGACGATCGCCGCCGTATCGAGGTGACGGCACCCTCGTTCTCGCTGGTACCCTGGCTGCTGCCGGGCACGGGATTGCTTGCCCTGATGCACGAGCGGCTCGCGCGGGTCTTCGCGCCGCTGCTGCCGCTGACGATCCGGCCCGCTCCGGCGTTTCTCCCGGCCATGCCGCCCATGCGCGAGATGATCCAGTACCACGCCGCCCGCGCCAGCGACGCGGGCATGCTATGGTTCAAGGACCGGCTGATCGCTGCCGCTCGAAACGATCAGACCTTGCCGGCGTAA